From the genome of bacterium, one region includes:
- a CDS encoding RNA-binding protein: MSKKLFVGSLSWNTTDEGLLDAFSQYGEVTEAKVITDRDSGRSRGFGFVTFAESDSADAAISALDGKELDGRTIKVNVAQDKPREGGGGGGRDRW; this comes from the coding sequence ATGTCGAAGAAACTGTTTGTGGGGAGTCTGAGCTGGAACACGACGGACGAGGGCCTCCTCGACGCGTTTTCCCAGTACGGTGAAGTCACCGAGGCGAAGGTGATCACCGATCGCGATTCCGGCCGCTCGCGCGGATTCGGATTCGTTACCTTCGCCGAATCCGACAGCGCCGACGCGGCGATCAGCGCGCTCGACGGCAAGGAGCTCGACGGCCGGACCATCAAGGTCAACGTCGCGCAAGACAAGCCCCGCGAAGGCGGCGGCGGCGGCGGTCGCGACCGCTGGTAA